A single genomic interval of Vicia villosa cultivar HV-30 ecotype Madison, WI unplaced genomic scaffold, Vvil1.0 ctg.000060F_1_1, whole genome shotgun sequence harbors:
- the LOC131623314 gene encoding inorganic pyrophosphatase 2-like — protein MSNIIIIFDFDKTIIDCDSDNWVIDELGFTDLFNHLLPTMPWNSVMDKMMMELHSNGITIQEIENVLHRIPIHPRIIPAIKSAHALGCDLRIVSDANMFFIETILKHLGIRECFTEINTNPGYVNQQGRLTILPYHDFNKASHGCTHPCPPNMCKGLIIDRILNTVSELDNKRFIYLGDGAGDYCPSLRFRERDFVMPRKNFPVWDLICKDSSFVKAEINGWCDGEEFEQVLMKLINKIMIEENAKLVSSDCKLQTISTPVFETLPKALSVRP, from the exons AtgtctaatattattattattttcgatTTTGACAAAACTATCATTGATTGTGATAGTGATAATTGGGTTATCGATGAATTGGGTTTCACAGATTTGTTCAATCACCTTCTTcccacaatgccttggaattctGTCATG GATAAGATGATGATGGAGCTTCATTCAAATGGTATAACCATTCAAGAGATTGAAAATGTTCTTCATAGGATTCCAATTCATCCCAGAATCATACCTGCTATCAAATCAGCACATGCTTTAGGGTGTGATTTGAGGATTGTGAGTGATGCCAATATGTTTTTCATTGAAACTATTTTGAAGCATTTGGGAATAAGAGAATGCTTCACAGAGATTAACACTAATCCAGGTTATGTTAATCAACAAGGAAGATTAACAATTTTGCCTTATCATGATTTCAATAAGGCTTCACATGGTTGTACTCATCCTTGTCCTCCAAACATGTGCAAG GGTTTAATCATTGATAGAATTCTAAACACAGTTAGTGAATTGGATAACAAGAGGTTTATCTACCTTGGTGATGGTGCTGGTGATTACTGTCCTAGTTTGAGATTTAGAGAAAGAGATTTTGTGATGCCAAGGAAGAATTTTCCAGTTTGGGATTTGATATGCAAAGATTCTTCATTTGTTAAGGCTGAAATTAATGGTTGGTGTGATGGAGAAGAATTTGAACAAGTTCTGATGAAGTTGATCAACAAAATTATGATTGAAGAAAATGCTAAATTGGTTTCAAGTGATTGCAAGCTACAAACTATATCAACTCCTGTGTTTGAAACCTTGCCTAAAGCTCTATCAGTTAGACCATAA